The region TGGGTGACGGAGACGCGCTGGGCGACGGGCTGGGGGACGTCACGGTCCCCGCCGGGACGACGATCGTGCTGATCGAGTTCGCCGGGAACGTGCCGGTGAACCCGCTCGCGCCCACCTGGACGTCGGTGTCTCTCCTGATGGCCGAGGTGTCGGCCGCGCCGTACCGGTAGACCTGCGCGGTCGCGCCGCCGGTGCGGCCCTTGAGCGCGATGTCGCTGGTCAGGGCGTCGCCGGTCTTGTTGACCACGACGAGGGTGAGGGCCTTGTCGGAGGCGCGCTCGGCGGCGTACACCGCGAGCTTGCCCTGGTCGGCGCTGACGGAGCTGACCGCGGTCTCGCCGAAGCGGCCGCCCTTGCCGTCGTAGTTGAGGTACATCCGGAAGGCGTAGGCGCCGGGCTGGGAGGCGGTCGGCGGGCCCCACAGGCTGGCCAGGTCGACGCCCTCACGGCCGAAGATGCCGAGGACGTCGGCCTGCGCCAGCGCGCCGTTGATGTGGTCGAGGGCGCCCCAGTTGTACTCGGTGATCGCGGTCTTGGTGCCCGGATACTCGGCGGCGACCAGTTCCTTCATCCGGGGGATCAGGCGGACCTGGGTGTTGATCCAGCTCTCGTCCGTGTACGACGGGTCCCACAGGGCCCGGGTGGAGCGCAGCCGCAGCGCGTCGGTCGCAGGGTCGCCGCCGCTCCCGAACGCGACACCCGAGGCCTGGGGATAGAAGTGCTCGTCGAAGTAGTCGAGGACGCGCAGGTGGTTCGTGTCCTCGTACTTCTTCATCTGCCGCAGATACCAGGTCGTGAAGGGCAGGCCGTCGCGGGCCGCCTTGTCGGGCGGGTTCGACCAGCAGTTGGTGCGGCCGCAGACCTCCTGGTCGAGGCCCGAGTAGTCCCACGAGGACCAGCCCCAGCCGACCGGCCCGAGCGTCTTGGCGCCGGGATCGGCGGCCTTGATCGCGGCGCCGATGAGGTACGCCTTGTCCCGCAGCTCGACCGAGCTCGCGCCCTCGGGGTGGACGTCGCGGTGCGTGCCGTGCCAGATGTCGGGCTCGTTGTCCAGGTTGTAGAACTTCACCCCGCCGCCGGCCGCCGTGCCGTACCTGCCGGTGAGGTGGCCGATCCAGTCCTTCACGTACGACGCCCCGGCCTCCACGCTCGTGTCGTGGGGGTCGTTGCCGGTGATCTTCGTGCCGTCCGGCTTCACGCCGTTGCCGCAGTCGGGCCGCCACTGGTCGGTCTGCTGCTGCGGGCCGTACTTGGCGACGGAGAAGCCGCAGGAGGCGTCGCGGCCCTTCGGCACCCAGCCGATCAGCGGCATGGTGAGGATGGTGTCGGTGCCGGTGCGCCGGTCCTGCTCCACGAACTTGTCGACGCTGGAGCCGTCGGGGAGCGCGGACGGGTTGGTGTTGTCCTCCGCGATGTTCTCGAAGAACCAGTCGGAGGCCCGGTTGCTGGTGTCGTACAGGTAGTTGTAGCGGGTGGTCGCGTTGCCGCCCCAGCGCCGTACGGGCAGGCGCAGTTCCTTGGCCAGCGCCTCGTCGGCGAAGTTCATGCCGTAGACGTACGGGCTGATGGCGTGCCGTCCGGCGGTCACGTCCACGGTGACCGCCGGGCCGGTGGCGGCGGCGAGGGCGGCCGGAGCCGCCCCGGCCGCGCCGGCGGCCAGGGCCATCGCCACCGTGAGGCTGGCGGGAAGCGTTCTTCTGAGCACGTGTTTCCTTCCGAATCCCTGGGATCCTGGCGGCCTGACGGCGCGGGATTACCGGGAGTCGCCGTCGCGGCCAGGGCATCACGCTGACCAAGGGCCGGGCGGGAGACAAGAAGGAAGGCCGCCGGGGCAGCGGAAACGGGCGGTGAGCTGGCACGGCCCGCCGCGCGGGACGAAAGTTTCAGCGGCGGCCGGGACCGCGCCGGGCCGCCCGCTTCCGCCCGCGCGTGAACGCCGCATGAACGCCGCGTGAACCCCGCCTGAGCTACGGGGCCTGCTTACCCGAGGACGTCGGAGACGCTGGGCGGCCAGATGCCGACGTGCAGGAGCCGGTGCGCGTAGAAGTAGGCCACGAGCTGGCTGCGGTTGCTGCAGGCGAACTGGACGAGCAGCTTGCTGATCCGCTCGGCCACAGTGTACCG is a window of Microbispora sp. NBC_01189 DNA encoding:
- a CDS encoding glycoside hydrolase family 44 protein → MLRRTLPASLTVAMALAAGAAGAAPAALAAATGPAVTVDVTAGRHAISPYVYGMNFADEALAKELRLPVRRWGGNATTRYNYLYDTSNRASDWFFENIAEDNTNPSALPDGSSVDKFVEQDRRTGTDTILTMPLIGWVPKGRDASCGFSVAKYGPQQQTDQWRPDCGNGVKPDGTKITGNDPHDTSVEAGASYVKDWIGHLTGRYGTAAGGGVKFYNLDNEPDIWHGTHRDVHPEGASSVELRDKAYLIGAAIKAADPGAKTLGPVGWGWSSWDYSGLDQEVCGRTNCWSNPPDKAARDGLPFTTWYLRQMKKYEDTNHLRVLDYFDEHFYPQASGVAFGSGGDPATDALRLRSTRALWDPSYTDESWINTQVRLIPRMKELVAAEYPGTKTAITEYNWGALDHINGALAQADVLGIFGREGVDLASLWGPPTASQPGAYAFRMYLNYDGKGGRFGETAVSSVSADQGKLAVYAAERASDKALTLVVVNKTGDALTSDIALKGRTGGATAQVYRYGAADTSAIRRDTDVQVGASGFTGTFPANSISTIVVPAGTVTSPSPSPSASPSPSASPSPSVSPSRSPSPSPSASPTRSPSPSPSPSPSGTPTPPGSCSVTYTITNQWPGGFQADVRIVNRGASAVKGWQLGWTFGNGQTVSQLWDGSYTQSGAKVTVTNASYNASIAANGGSVSFGFLGGWNGSNTAPKQFTLNGASCGA
- a CDS encoding LuxR C-terminal-related transcriptional regulator; the protein is MDLVSDGLINDRDRWLIVMLARGYTTTKIAREMHLSRYTVAERISKLLVQFACSNRSQLVAYFYAHRLLHVGIWPPSVSDVLG